The nucleotide sequence AAACCGAAAACGATGCAAATCCGGATTGACGGAGAATTGGGCTTTGGCGTTGCTGCGAAAGATGTTATTTTGGCAATCATCGCGAAATTTGGCGTTGATATGGGAACCGGCCATATCGTCGAATATACGGGAGATGCCATTCGTTCACTTTCAATGGAAGAACGCATGACTATCTGCAATATGTCGATTGAAGCCGGCGCACGCGCAGGCTTGATCAGCCCGGACGACACGACAATTGAATATATGAGAGGGCGCCGGTATGTAGCTCAAGGAGAAGCGTTTGAGGAAGCGGCAGCTGGTTGGCTGGCACTCGCAACCGATGAAGGCGCCGCGTACGATGTCACGCATACCATCCATGCAGATGAGATTTCGCCTTTTGTAACATGGGGAACCAATCCGTCGATGGGCTCCGGCATTGCAGAACACGTGCCTTTTGCAGCGGACTATGAAGATCCGGCTGACCGGGAAGCGTTAAAACAGGCATTGAGCTATATGCAATTAGAAGAAGGGGCGCCGTTGTCTTCGATTGAAATCCAGCATGTCTTTATCGGATCTTGCACCAACGCCCGCATCGGCGACTTGCGTGCAGCGAGTGCCATTGTGGAAGGGAAAAAAGTGCATCCATCGGTAACGGCGATTGTAGTGCCGGGATCGGAAACAGTGAAACGTGCAGCAGAAGCGGAAGGGCTGGATAAAATCTTCCTTGCAGCTGGATTTGAATGGCGCGAAACCGGATGCAGCATGTGCTTGGCGATGAATGAAGACTCTGTACCAGCAGGAGAGCGCTGTGCCTCCACTTCGAACCGGAACTTCGAAGGGCGGCAAGGAGCGGGATCGATGACGCATTTGGTCAGTCCGGTTATGGCAGCCGCAGCAGCAATCGAAGGGCGCTTGACGGATGTCCGCAATTACATGAAAGAACCGGTGCCAACAGCATGAGTGAAATGGACAAGGAGGCAATGCAATGAAGCCCATTAATAAAATCAACAGCGTCT is from Planococcus liqunii and encodes:
- the leuC gene encoding 3-isopropylmalate dehydratase large subunit — protein: MAKTIIEKIWEQHIVYEEQGKPDLLYIDLHLLHEVTSPQAFEGLRLNGRKVRRPDLCFATMDHNVPTRNRDKITDPISRKQIKTLQENCEEFGVPLAGINHPDQGIVHVIGPELGLTQPGKTIVCGDSHTSTHGAFGSLAFGIGTSEVEHVLSTQTLWQSKPKTMQIRIDGELGFGVAAKDVILAIIAKFGVDMGTGHIVEYTGDAIRSLSMEERMTICNMSIEAGARAGLISPDDTTIEYMRGRRYVAQGEAFEEAAAGWLALATDEGAAYDVTHTIHADEISPFVTWGTNPSMGSGIAEHVPFAADYEDPADREALKQALSYMQLEEGAPLSSIEIQHVFIGSCTNARIGDLRAASAIVEGKKVHPSVTAIVVPGSETVKRAAEAEGLDKIFLAAGFEWRETGCSMCLAMNEDSVPAGERCASTSNRNFEGRQGAGSMTHLVSPVMAAAAAIEGRLTDVRNYMKEPVPTA